The proteins below come from a single Aegilops tauschii subsp. strangulata cultivar AL8/78 chromosome 6, Aet v6.0, whole genome shotgun sequence genomic window:
- the LOC141025880 gene encoding uncharacterized protein, whose product MDSMSDSSDWLTSDDSDIDELLQDDDVEMMSLLIDVQSFENRVKLMDQRRGSKMGRVTIYRNRALGHEHLMEDYFAEVPTYPPRLFRRRYRMRRSLFVKIVIDCEAASYYFKRRRSAAGIMGFSAYQKISAAMRVLAYSIPADYTDEYLRLWHAFFGLPGTLNDINIPNRSPLFKRLISGDAPACNYKIMDNEYSMGYYLTDGIYPEWATLVKSIKEKNGVPLTRKEAHFTKAQEAARKDIERAFGVLQARG is encoded by the exons ATGGACTCGATGTCCGATTCGTCGGATTGGTTGACATCCGACGATTCCGACATTGATGAGTTGTTGCAAGACGACGACGTCGAGATGATGAGCCTCCTCATCGACGTGCAATCGTTTGAAAACCGCGTGAAGCTGATGGATCAGAGGAGAGGGTCGAAGATGGGGCGAGTCACCATCTACCGGAACCGCGCTCTCGGACACGAGCATTTGATGGAAGATTACTTCGCGGAGGTACCTACATACCCTCCTCGTCTCTTCCGCAGAAGGTACCGAATGCGGCGTAGTTTGTTTGTGAAGATTGTCATCGATTGTGAGGCCGCCTCCTATTACTTTAAACGTCGTAGATCCGCCGCCGGTATCATGGGGTTTAGTGCATATCAAAAGATATCGGCGGCAATGCGGGTACTCGCTTATAGCATACCCGCGGATTATACTGACGAGTATCTTCGCTTATGGCATGCATTCTTTGGGTTGCCGGGAACACTCAATGATATCAATATCCCCAATAGATCTCCTTTGTTCAAAAGATTAATTTCTGGGGATGCTCCAGCTTGCAACTACAAAATCATGGACAATGAGTACTCAATGGGATACTATCTCACCGATGGCATCTATCCCGAATGGGCAACTCTTGTGAAGTCCATCAAGGAGAAAAATGGGGTGCCCTTAACAAGAAAAGAGGCTCATTTCACCAAGGCACAAGAGGCAGCCCGCAAGGATATTGAGAGAGCTTTCGGTGTTTTGCAAGCAAG AGGATGA